Proteins from a single region of Spodoptera frugiperda isolate SF20-4 chromosome 8, AGI-APGP_CSIRO_Sfru_2.0, whole genome shotgun sequence:
- the LOC118275488 gene encoding uncharacterized protein LOC118275488, translating into MSDAPGRPMKFPYTFSAKLAQFPMKFYVQNQWIWKYWMIGIVVSTPVFYKIHKMANSPANVSKWAEIRRKEAAEHH; encoded by the exons ATGTCGGACGCCCCGGGTCGCCCCATGAAGTTCCCCTACACTTTCAGCGCCAAACTGGCGCAGTTCCCCATGAAGTTCTACGTCCAGAACCAGTGGATCTGGAAGTACTGGATGATCGGAATCGTTGTCTCCACCCCCGTCTTCTACAAGATCCACAAAATGG cGAACTCACCTGCAAACGTCAGTAAATGGGCTGAGATCAGGAGGAAGGAGGCTGCCGAGCACCACTAA
- the LOC118275731 gene encoding bromodomain adjacent to zinc finger domain protein 1A-like translates to MPLLKRKAFEKSKASEYLRDDDEVFHCEITDEIFKDYEEYCERIILVNSMVWTCEMTGKNNLTYSEALHSEKTARRALKDFPMELRIPILYLAMRTKRCSFAEMSEDVFNFVRDRYFVGETVEACLEGEVWREAHILSITAQKQHPDSKAMLPSTAYCYEVEQYHESDPSASGQIGTAPSDRVRRRKGVYTRDKNRLFLKQFVEGGADGVISIKKSAQEKYNISKVSFDQIFTGNPPVFPSSKKLLKSPPASKGPAKPGSASKLTKSVKKPSPDKKGRQESMDKFVKKTDKAEAQKNKPPMDPAAKKSAQEMAEKMRKAEDLMRQRKEEERLRKKEKTARLQAYMKEWQKVKDDIELEDHKVLPTGTLVEVEGIPHEHFGDFLSVLEFVHQYSEILKVKDVFHNQQLDLETFRKALTQKEHAGLFSDLVQMFLTTVFSLQEDEAEEYNENGRIQLSTGEEDKETDTEMGVTKAMELATKASKWSQTYLGTPLSKLPLDPTTVSEVLRLHLLSSGAGPGGRCATWRYQARGGYTSADDAGLRLRVQHPALLSALHSTHVADLGLEDKFLVLQCLMNQILSYATLRDVIEERLDEMKNTKQALRLLQTNERKREAQLITAKQEIRKEYFAKKEENKLTGEKARAVDEEMKAAIDKLMAESEEKKKQYEKELKGYQEELFEYTTYVGSDRAFRRYWVSRTLAGLFVEAGAEPRGGCRHKPVTPAPHDAQDTLAHVAKLFEQQKERAGSDKENESGANSRGSSPKKPLSNLNGLSQKMNGSVIDSTTQQLQDLLMCTGDITTCLVHGKSLRPRWWVFHTAEQLSALTGALNKRGLREAELRQALELDKDRILTHIAKCPLHLLNPAAAPDREAWRGTIMLRGYDKQADYLTWGPDNQYRDDYHLPNGVLKLPTDIEESDMKNIAINKYRDPGYYLEAPKVNGVKKEPPEPGAKADVVRGLASALLQVSQAINHKYLKRPLGLDDKERKDREARNKPLDLEALQRWEVSLMECKSFSQIMLHLFTLDSSVTWSASILNTSCRLCRRKTDPDNMLLCDGCNKGHHLYCLKPKLTKVPEGDWFCDVCKPKERTPRKRRKLYTEEVEQEEANSSDSSYSVDTGVCAGCGSGGRLGATCGACRARYHPECARPRPARAAKRWTCAACLAPQRETSSRRCAAAASAYITSYSRMARHRDSCDSDDSEYNVALVKLAKPGRTSKESSPVHNGKTKRGRKSKNQDQENTNERHSTGRRSKNSLTNGHHEEKSTKKRSSRLTQLHTEALQSLLRDVMKHKDCWPFYEPVSPEDVPDYLEVIDQPMDFSTIRDKLESAQYATDEDLLADAALVFLNCYTYNKDSHPVAKAGNRLEKYMNKRCAELELPSLPEIRLQDDDASSKSSKRPSPSSDEDAPLPKRAKLK, encoded by the exons ATGCCTCTGTTAAAAAGGAAAGCATTTGAGAAATCAAAGGCGTCGGAGTACCTCAGGGATGACGATGAGGTCTTTCATTGTGAGATCACCGATGAGATTTTCAAAGATTATGA AGAATACTGCGAGAGGATCATTCTCGTCAATTCGATGGTATGGACATGTGAGATGACAGGGAAGAACAACTTGACATACTCAGAAGCCCTTCACAGTGAGAAGACAGCACGGAGAGCTCTGAAAGATTTCCCCATGGAGCTCCGTATACCCATACTGTACCTAGCAATGAGAACCAAGAGGTGTTCCTTTGCTGAGATGTCAGAGGATGTCTTTAATTTTGTCAGGGACCGGTACTTTGTGGGAGAGACAGTGGAGGCCTGTCTGGAGGGAGAGGTGTGGAGGGAGGCTCACATACTGTCCATCACTGCACAGAAACAGCACCCAGACAG CAAAGCCATGTTACCGTCAACAGCATACTGCTATGAAGTGGAACAGTATCATGAAAGTGATCCCTCTGCGTCAGGACAGATAGGCACAGCGCCATCAGATCGCGTGCGCAGGCGCAAGGGAGTTTACACACGCGATAAGAACCGCCTCTTCCTTAAACAGTTTGTTGAAGGCGGTGCTGATGGCGTTATTTCTATTAag AAATCAGCACAAGAAAAGTACAATATAAGCAAAGTAAGCTTTGACCAAATATTCACGGGCAACCCGCCAGTGTTCCCATCATCTAAGAAGCTCCTGAAGTCACCCCCAGCTTCCAAAGGTCCTGCTAAGCCAGGGTCTGCCTCCAAACTGACTAAGTCCGTCAAAAAGCCCAGCCCTGACAAGAAGGGGCGCCAGGAGTCCATGGACAAGTTTGTGAAGAAGACAGATAAAGCTGAAG CACAAAAAAATAAGCCTCCTATGGACCCCGCGGCCAAGAAGAGTGCGCAAGAAATGGCGGAGAAGATGCGCAAAGCAGAAGATTTAATGCGACAGCGCAAGGAAGAGGAGCGGTTGCGCAAGAAGGAGAAGACTGCGCGACTGCAGGCCTACATGAAGGAGTGGCAGAAAGTCAAAGATGATATAGAACTGGAGGACCACAAA GTATTACCAACAGGTACTCTGGTAGAAGTTGAAGGGATACCACACGAACATTTTGGTGACTTCCTCTCTGTTCTGGAGTTTGTCCACCAATACTCCGAAATCCTTAAGGTGAAGGATGTATTCCACAACCAGCAGCTAGACCTGGAGACGTTCAGGAAGGCTCTGACGCAGAAGGAGCATGCTGGCCTGTTCAGTGACCTGGTGCAGATGTTCCTGACTACTGTGTTCTCTTTGCAAGAAGATGAAGCCGAGGAGTATAATGAGAATGGAAGGATACAACTGTCTACGGGTGAAG AGGACAAAGAGACAGACACCGAGATGGGCGTGACGAAGGCGATGGAGCTGGCGACGAAAGCCAGCAAGTGGTCACAGACATACCTCGGGACTCCGCTCAGCAAGCTGCCTCTCGACCCCACCACAGTCAGTGAGGTTTTGAG ACTGCACCTGCTGTCGTCGGGCGCGGGCCCGGGCGGGCGCTGCGCCACGTGGCGCTACCAGGCGCGCGGCGGGTACACCAGCGCCGACGACGCGGGGCTCCGTCTCCGCGTGCAGCACCCCGCGCTGCTCTCCGCGCTGCACTCCACGCATGTCGCCGACCTGGGGCTCG AGGATAAGTTCCTAGTTCTCCAGTGCCTAATGAATCAGATCCTGAGTTACGCCACATTGAGAGACGTCATTGAAGAACGACTTGACGAAATGAAGAACACCAAGCAAGCTCTCAGACTATTACAG ACAAACGAAAGGAAACGCGAAGCTCAGTTGATAACAGCAAAACAGGAGATTCGTAAAGAATACTTTGCCAAGAAGGAAGAGAATAAACTGACCGGAGAGAAGGCAAGGGCAGTGGATGAGGAGATGAAGGCGGCCATAGACAAACTGATGGCAGAGAGTGAGGAGAAGAAGAAGCAGTATGAGAAGGAGCTGAAAGGGTACCAGGAGGAGTTGTTCGAGTACACTACTTATGTCG GCTCGGACCGTGCGTTCCGGCGCTACTGGGTGTCCCGCACGCTGGCGGGGCTGTTCGTGGAGGCGGGGGCGGAGCCCCGCGGGGGCTGCCGCCACAAGCCGGTGACGCCGGCGCCGCACGACGCGCAGGACACGCTGGCGCACGTCGCCAAACTCTTCGAGCAGCAGAAGGAGAGAG CAGGAAGCGACAAAGAGAATGAATCCGGTGCGAACTCTCGCGGCAGTTCTCCAAAGAAGCCACTATCCAACCTCAATGGACTGAGCCAGAAAATGAACGGCTCAGTAATCGACTCCACTACCCAACAACTGCAGGACCTACTCATGTGCACCGGGGACATCACCACTTGTCTCGTGCATGGAAAG AGCCTGCGCCCCCGTTGGTGGGTGTTCCACACAGCGGAGCAGTTGTCGGCCCTGACCGGAGCCCTGAACAAGCGCGGCCTGCGGGAGGCCGAGCTGCGCCAGGCGCTGGAACTGGACAAGGACAGGATACTCACCCACATCGCCAAGTGTCCACTACATCTACTCAACCCCGCCGCCGCACCT GACCGCGAGGCATGGCGCGGCACCATAATGCTGCGCGGGTACGACAAGCAGGCCGACTACCTGACGTGGGGGCCCGACAACCAGTACCGGGACGACTACCATCTGCCCAACGGAGTGCTCAAACTACCCACCG ACATAGAAGAATCAGACATGAAAAACATAGCAATAAACAAATACCGCGACCCCGGGTACTACCTGGAGGCGCCCAAGGTGAATGGTGTCAAGAAGGAGCCCCCGGAGCCCGGGGCCAAGGCCGACGTGGTCCGGGGCCTCGCGTCGGCACTGCTGCAAGTGTCACAAGCTATTAACCACAAGTACCTGAAGAGACCGCTCG GTCTCGACgacaaagaaagaaaagacaGAGAAGCGAGAAACAAGCCCTTAGATCTCGAAGCTCTACAGCGGTGGGAGGTATCCCTGATGGAGTGCAAGAGTTTCTCCCAGATAATGCTGCACCTGTTCACCCTGGACTCCAGCGTCACCTGGTCTGCCAGCATACTAAACACCAGCTGTAGGCTCTGCAGGAGGAAGACCGACCCTGACAATATGTTGCTCTGTGACGGGTGCAATAAGGGACACCATCTGTACTGCTTGAAGCCTAAACTCACC AAAGTGCCGGAGGGCGACTGGTTCTGCGACGTGTGCAAGCCTAAGGAGAGGACTCCGCGGAAGAGGAGGAAACTCTACACGGAGGAGGTGGAGCAGGAGGAAGCTAATAGCAG CGACAGTTCGTACAGCGTGGACACGGGGGTCTGCGCGGGCTGCGGCAGCGGCGGGCGGCTGGGCGCCACGTGCGGTGCGTGCCGCGCGCGGTACCACCCGGAGTGCGCGCGCCCGCGGCCGGCCCGCGCCGCCAAGCGCTGGACCTGCGCCGCCTGCCTCGCGCCACAACGGG AGACGAGCAGTCGTCGCTGCGCGGCCGCGGCGTCGGCCTACATCACGAGCTACAGCCGCATGGCCCGCCACAGGGACTCCTGCG ATTCGGATGACAGCGAATATAATGTAGCGCTGGTGAAACTGGCCAAACCGGGGAGGACAAGCAAGGAGTCCTCACCAGTGCACAATGGAAAAACTAAGAGAGGACGGAA ATCAAAGAATCAGGATCAAGAAAACACAAATGAAAGGCACTCGACGGGCAGAAGATCGAAGAACTCCCTCACGAATGGGCATCATG AGGAGAAAAGCACCAAGAAGCGCAGCAGTAGACTGACGCAGCTGCACACGGAGGCGCTGCAGTCACTGCTGCGGGACGTCATGAAGCACAAGGACTGCTGGCCCTTCTACGAACCTGTCTCGCCTGAGGAT GTACCAGACTACTTGGAAGTGATAGACCAGCCGATGGACTTCTCAACGATCCGCGACAAGCTGGAGTCTGCCCAGTACGCCACGGACGAGGACCTGCTGGCTGACGCGGCGCTCGTCTTCCTCAACTGCTACACATACAACAAGGACTCGCATCCTGTCGCCAA AGCTGGCAACCGCCTAGAGAAGTACATGAACAAGCGCTGCGCGGAGCTGGAGCTGCCGTCGCTGCCGGAGATCAGGCTGCAGGACGACGACGCCTCGTCCAAGAGCAGCAAGCGGCCCTCGCCCTCCTCCGACGAGGACGCGCCGCTCCCCAAGCGGGCCAAGCTCAAGTGA